A DNA window from Mya arenaria isolate MELC-2E11 chromosome 17, ASM2691426v1 contains the following coding sequences:
- the LOC128224659 gene encoding carbonic anhydrase 1-like isoform X1 — protein sequence MCLNVKSKDICQFFTERLKKTDMAHWGYMTKNGPSTWGKDFPIANGERQSPIDIVTSAAEYDSDVQGSSPLSTNYTPESEVKLVNNGHSIMCQITKKGVLTGGPLGKDEYRLEQFHLHWGAEDGRGSEHTVDGKMYASELHLVHWNATKYSSFADAVQKPDGLAVLGIFITPGVACNQFKVISDNCGKLKTSGAEMTVETTLDPTLLLPSNTSDYWTYLGSLTTPPLFESVTWIVFKEPVEYSKEQLSALRNLVDSDDNPMQDNNRPPAPLKQRKVKKTFT from the exons atgtgCTTGAATGTGAAATCTAAGGATATATGTCAATTTTTTACGGAAA gaTTAAAGAAAACAGACATGGCGCATTGGGGATATATGACGAAAAATG GCCCATCAACTTGGGGCAAGGATTTTCCGATCGCCAACGGCGAACGTCAGTCTCCAATCGATATCGTGACGTCAGCGGCGGAGTATGACTCTGACGTCCAGGGATCCAGCCCCTTGTCGACCAACTACACTCCAGAAAGTGAAGTCAAGCTTGTCAACAACGGACACAGCATTATGTGCCAAATCACGAAAAAGGgag TTCTGACAGGCGGTCCCCTGGGTAAAGATGAATACCGCCTGGAGCAGTTTCATCTTCATTGGGGTGCCGAGGACGGCCGTGGATCCGAACACACCGTCGACGGGAAGATGTACGCTTCAGAG CTTCATCTGGTTCACTGGAACGCTACTAAATACAGCAGCTTCGCAGACGCCGTCCAGAAGCCTGACGGACTAGCGGTTCTTGGCATCTTCATCACG CCTGGGGTAGCGTGCAATCAATTCAAAGTTATATCAGATAACTGTGGTAAATTGAAGACCAGTGGCGCGGAAATGACCGTGGAAACCACCCTTGACCCCACCCTCCTCCTGCCCT CAAACACGAGCGATTACTGGACTTATCTCGGCTCCCTGACCACGCCCCCACTGTTTGAAAGTGTCACGTGGATTGTGTTTAAAGAGCCAGTCGAGTATTCAAAGGAGCAG CTCTCGGCTCTCCGAAACCTAGTGGATTCCGATGACAATCCTATGCAGGACAACAACCGGCCTCCGGCTCCTCTCAAGCAGAGGAAAGTGAAGAAAACCTTCACGTAA
- the LOC128224659 gene encoding carbonic anhydrase 2-like isoform X2, with translation MAHWGYMTKNGPSTWGKDFPIANGERQSPIDIVTSAAEYDSDVQGSSPLSTNYTPESEVKLVNNGHSIMCQITKKGVLTGGPLGKDEYRLEQFHLHWGAEDGRGSEHTVDGKMYASELHLVHWNATKYSSFADAVQKPDGLAVLGIFITPGVACNQFKVISDNCGKLKTSGAEMTVETTLDPTLLLPSNTSDYWTYLGSLTTPPLFESVTWIVFKEPVEYSKEQLSALRNLVDSDDNPMQDNNRPPAPLKQRKVKKTFT, from the exons ATGGCGCATTGGGGATATATGACGAAAAATG GCCCATCAACTTGGGGCAAGGATTTTCCGATCGCCAACGGCGAACGTCAGTCTCCAATCGATATCGTGACGTCAGCGGCGGAGTATGACTCTGACGTCCAGGGATCCAGCCCCTTGTCGACCAACTACACTCCAGAAAGTGAAGTCAAGCTTGTCAACAACGGACACAGCATTATGTGCCAAATCACGAAAAAGGgag TTCTGACAGGCGGTCCCCTGGGTAAAGATGAATACCGCCTGGAGCAGTTTCATCTTCATTGGGGTGCCGAGGACGGCCGTGGATCCGAACACACCGTCGACGGGAAGATGTACGCTTCAGAG CTTCATCTGGTTCACTGGAACGCTACTAAATACAGCAGCTTCGCAGACGCCGTCCAGAAGCCTGACGGACTAGCGGTTCTTGGCATCTTCATCACG CCTGGGGTAGCGTGCAATCAATTCAAAGTTATATCAGATAACTGTGGTAAATTGAAGACCAGTGGCGCGGAAATGACCGTGGAAACCACCCTTGACCCCACCCTCCTCCTGCCCT CAAACACGAGCGATTACTGGACTTATCTCGGCTCCCTGACCACGCCCCCACTGTTTGAAAGTGTCACGTGGATTGTGTTTAAAGAGCCAGTCGAGTATTCAAAGGAGCAG CTCTCGGCTCTCCGAAACCTAGTGGATTCCGATGACAATCCTATGCAGGACAACAACCGGCCTCCGGCTCCTCTCAAGCAGAGGAAAGTGAAGAAAACCTTCACGTAA